The Deinococcus malanensis genome includes a region encoding these proteins:
- a CDS encoding HNH endonuclease signature motif containing protein translates to MADGRTLLATLLRHEAKSNSYKFALVRAINDLALLHPVPTEQDVIVPLRLIAERWLVSYWAFVGDTPVYQGPRAQRATGIGQDLSFRDALTSLRGAWEAWTGTRSEPADGALLLAAFQVGRGTLPEPLQRLTEATVAAIAQAVRQPVKYAGGGGSHKLFGMPAPAQALSGHLLAGTRPAEPAFVVSAALWQTFNDLSLWVEALCLHEWSLYVERVTQHVPVSRGQVFTLLTATPAARIPLTWERHQVQLLMLEGAVFHCPWTHKLLTPSNFDLDHLIPLAAHPINDLWNLVPSDPVHNQHIKRARLPDSTRLHGALTALEQTYGVYDQQPLTGPVLRRDVLARFGFPLAPAALAEQVIGLANHMAEARNVPRY, encoded by the coding sequence ATGGCTGACGGTCGCACTCTCCTCGCCACGCTGCTGCGCCATGAAGCCAAATCCAACTCGTACAAATTCGCGCTGGTGAGGGCCATCAATGATCTGGCACTCCTGCATCCTGTGCCGACTGAGCAGGACGTCATTGTTCCCCTTCGCCTCATCGCCGAGCGGTGGCTGGTCTCGTACTGGGCCTTTGTGGGCGACACGCCGGTCTACCAGGGCCCACGGGCCCAACGCGCGACCGGGATTGGGCAGGATCTCAGTTTCCGAGACGCGCTCACGTCTCTGCGGGGGGCCTGGGAAGCGTGGACTGGCACCCGCAGTGAGCCCGCGGACGGAGCGCTGCTGCTCGCCGCGTTTCAAGTGGGTCGTGGCACCCTTCCCGAGCCTTTGCAACGGCTCACCGAGGCTACTGTCGCGGCTATCGCTCAGGCGGTCCGGCAACCCGTCAAATATGCCGGCGGGGGCGGCAGCCACAAGTTGTTCGGGATGCCTGCCCCAGCCCAAGCTCTGAGCGGCCATCTTCTTGCAGGCACGCGCCCTGCCGAGCCCGCCTTTGTGGTCTCTGCGGCCCTGTGGCAGACCTTTAATGATTTGTCGCTGTGGGTAGAAGCCCTGTGTCTGCACGAGTGGAGCTTGTACGTGGAACGGGTCACCCAGCATGTGCCCGTGTCCCGGGGGCAGGTGTTTACGCTGCTGACCGCCACGCCCGCTGCCCGGATTCCGCTGACCTGGGAGCGCCATCAAGTACAGCTGTTGATGCTGGAAGGTGCCGTCTTCCACTGCCCCTGGACCCACAAGCTGCTGACCCCCAGCAACTTTGACCTCGACCACCTCATTCCCCTGGCCGCCCATCCCATCAACGACCTGTGGAACCTGGTCCCTAGCGATCCGGTCCACAACCAACACATCAAGCGGGCGCGTCTACCGGACTCAACTCGCTTACACGGGGCGCTCACGGCCCTCGAGCAAACCTATGGGGTGTATGACCAGCAACCGTTGACGGGTCCAGTGTTACGCCGGGATGTTCTGGCTCGCTTCGGGTTCCCGCTCGCTCCCGCAGCCTTGGCCGAACAAGTGATTGGCCTGGCCAACCATATGGCCGAGGCCAGAAACGTGCCGCGGTATTGA
- a CDS encoding RecQ family ATP-dependent DNA helicase, with product MSSVEERIIAALKARGPSTLEELVQLGVMRTPGALKKAAEASGGRILNEDGRLLLPGQAEEPTTSDDASLNLTEYVIFDLEATSADPDEAQILELAAIRVVDGQETEHFQCLIRDVPLPKAVAQLTGLTAEELQAHGVPLGQALTDFKRWLGDAALLAHNGQHYDLPVLRRALESVKLDLGARPVLDSLLLAPLAFARDPEPPEVYKLEALHARVAGHVHQSAHRALEDCRATLQVVNACLSRLQAFPEAHQALLQVLPVPEFRLVWLRPSVDVSEVKARATRVLREDASRAQVLHQNGTTPKTWRDLLSTPRPGQERMVDEVRRTLTSGGVSIIEAPTGTGKTRGYLLPALLEGQAKHPIIVSTHTRQLQNQVLEEAEAVRAAGFNVNVLALKGQANYLCPDRLARWLATKHDGETGQLFMPPGEARAAALFVLHAEKGEFDHFPATPLRFSADYRRLRQTVATVRARCSEACDFHRTCAYHPLFQARQDAQVIVINHALLFQTLIQGKEELEGIPLSRLVIDEAHDLSEAAQSALRREFSVQGLRALLNELLEQRPRRLGADAAKLGRDLLVLLGDYPARHNSGRALLAELRSLISDAPQAPDKLLDPTQDWLARQSDLPDEVMRAFTLWKRRVVNEQGFLSGAERQAIEHKAYEVVELIRRLVPRLADLREDLGGWHRALRTFAMQHGQGSSSFGYTAAITPAQADSPEFRAVRESGQRILKRLPLLSQYLRDLARLPALKEEVEILSGRVDAAHETLKGLLGRDPGQDVYAVSAGDEEGSLWSVPLWLHERLAPLWGALKSAVFTSATLRIPGSESAHGEGEVEDFGLFQTELGLPEARFLTLPPTLPYDLGQVLLAGHLPLTRQPTFAAMAGQELSYLAPQLPHRSLHILTANERQRGVSKVLQDAEVPHLSSVNDGPDRVVRDLNARPVGTALGSAGFMQGVDIRNLSMVSLDRVPFPIPDVVLSQQRVALGDFEKFWNTIYLPRAVLKFVQAFGRLVRDDRQDCGPGAFVLWDKRLPVSHYQGRFLGALPIPPQNIHRLSSREALYDALGGLYGQVFTMPPLVSAKGWLLAELRDLLASEPREAWPAVLERGLREVFEISGAQLRTGQLSGMLAALDGQDLLTVLATGSGKSVIFQLPALLSDGYTLVISPLVALMQDQVLRLQQLGLPAAGLWGGLSRGEQLAQIRDAERGDVKLLYVAPERVTRSKDLQELLRQHPPTRVVYDEAHCLTEWGHDFRPDYLKVHDTLSHWGLRPPVSAFTATATPAVQKQLVQLLDMQTPVHETQPVERPNLHYRVIGTTKGQRDQVLVDLIQGLRRTEAGREGRIIVYAGSRDGTERVAALLGEMGIRAEAYHAGLSPAIRAELVELFQDRDIQVMVATNAFGMGVDAPDIRLVVHYDAPLSLEAYVQEAGRAGRDGQPAYAVLLKSGNLRRRATNLIGKTYPSGQDVEALLSRISAATYPTERELADEDVDISRLSTVLHLLQEAGVVEADFVPGPYRVFPLYGVDPPKDPQVQALLEANGAVHLTREFGREAADALQEKLHAYAREGRLGVNPLAPALDVRIRRWDLKAYEAKCKKLREQKLGRFGEFERFLTAQGCREYQLHAYFDQHRQPYHRCGRCDVCAPDLSVPWSGQPSQNLSDIWNPERELLRMMHYFQHEASGPGKARGRGTLIQLLRGEEGQKRGDTFKMFSVFERSAPGYRLLRFVDDKKIEDAIDRLVRQGAVAPRTEGGFAVLALTDTGLKEAQKWTRA from the coding sequence ATGTCCTCTGTTGAAGAGCGGATTATTGCGGCCCTCAAAGCACGGGGGCCCAGCACTTTGGAAGAACTTGTGCAGTTGGGCGTCATGCGAACGCCCGGAGCCTTAAAGAAAGCAGCGGAAGCCAGTGGCGGTCGAATCCTCAATGAGGACGGCCGCCTGCTGCTACCTGGTCAGGCCGAAGAACCAACGACCTCCGACGATGCCTCGCTCAACCTGACCGAGTACGTGATTTTTGACCTGGAAGCCACTTCGGCTGACCCGGATGAGGCGCAGATCCTCGAACTGGCCGCCATTCGGGTGGTAGACGGGCAGGAAACCGAGCACTTCCAATGCCTCATCCGCGATGTTCCTCTCCCCAAGGCGGTGGCACAACTCACCGGGCTGACAGCCGAAGAGTTGCAGGCCCACGGGGTACCGCTGGGGCAGGCGCTGACCGACTTTAAGCGCTGGCTGGGCGACGCCGCCTTGCTGGCCCACAACGGCCAGCACTACGACCTGCCCGTCCTGCGCCGAGCGCTGGAGTCAGTCAAGCTCGACCTGGGCGCACGGCCTGTGCTGGACTCCCTGTTGCTCGCCCCCTTAGCGTTTGCACGCGATCCGGAGCCGCCTGAGGTGTACAAGCTCGAAGCCCTACACGCGCGGGTCGCCGGTCACGTGCACCAGTCCGCCCACCGGGCCTTGGAGGACTGCCGGGCCACCCTGCAGGTCGTGAACGCCTGCCTCTCCCGCCTGCAGGCCTTCCCAGAGGCCCACCAGGCCCTGCTGCAGGTGCTGCCCGTACCAGAATTCCGATTGGTCTGGTTGCGGCCGAGCGTGGACGTCAGTGAGGTAAAGGCCAGGGCGACCCGGGTCCTCCGAGAGGATGCCTCGCGGGCGCAGGTGCTGCACCAGAACGGAACCACGCCAAAAACCTGGCGCGACCTGTTGAGCACCCCGCGCCCAGGACAGGAGCGCATGGTCGACGAGGTCCGCCGCACCTTAACTTCCGGAGGGGTCAGCATCATCGAAGCGCCCACCGGAACGGGAAAGACGCGGGGCTACCTGCTGCCGGCTCTCCTGGAGGGGCAAGCCAAGCACCCCATCATCGTCAGCACCCACACCCGTCAATTGCAAAACCAGGTCCTGGAAGAAGCTGAAGCCGTGCGCGCCGCCGGCTTCAACGTCAATGTACTGGCCCTCAAAGGTCAGGCGAACTACCTGTGCCCAGACCGCCTGGCCCGCTGGCTCGCCACCAAACACGATGGAGAAACCGGACAGTTGTTCATGCCGCCCGGAGAAGCGCGGGCAGCCGCCTTGTTTGTGCTGCATGCCGAAAAAGGCGAGTTCGATCATTTCCCGGCGACCCCCTTGCGGTTCTCGGCCGACTACCGGCGGCTGCGGCAGACCGTCGCGACCGTCCGCGCGCGCTGCTCGGAAGCCTGCGACTTCCACCGGACCTGTGCGTACCACCCACTGTTCCAAGCGCGGCAAGACGCGCAGGTCATCGTCATCAACCACGCCCTGCTGTTCCAGACCCTGATTCAGGGCAAAGAGGAACTCGAAGGCATTCCGCTCTCGCGGCTGGTTATCGATGAAGCGCATGACTTGAGCGAAGCGGCCCAGAGCGCCTTGCGCAGGGAATTTAGTGTGCAGGGACTGCGGGCCCTGCTCAATGAATTGCTTGAGCAGCGGCCGCGCCGGTTAGGAGCAGACGCGGCCAAGCTCGGCCGGGACCTGCTCGTCCTGCTTGGCGACTACCCGGCCCGGCACAACAGTGGCCGGGCTTTGCTCGCCGAATTGCGCAGCCTCATCAGTGACGCTCCTCAAGCGCCAGATAAGCTGCTCGATCCCACCCAAGATTGGCTCGCGCGGCAAAGCGACCTCCCCGACGAGGTGATGCGGGCTTTTACCCTCTGGAAACGCCGGGTGGTCAACGAGCAGGGCTTTCTCAGCGGGGCAGAGCGCCAAGCCATTGAGCACAAGGCGTACGAGGTGGTGGAGCTCATCCGCCGATTGGTGCCGCGGCTTGCTGACCTGCGTGAGGACCTGGGCGGCTGGCACCGCGCGCTGCGGACGTTCGCGATGCAGCACGGCCAGGGCAGCAGCAGCTTTGGCTACACAGCCGCCATCACGCCCGCCCAAGCAGACTCACCAGAGTTCCGGGCGGTGCGGGAGAGCGGCCAGCGCATCCTCAAGCGTCTGCCGCTCCTCTCGCAGTACCTGCGTGACCTCGCCCGCTTGCCTGCCCTCAAAGAAGAGGTCGAGATTCTGTCTGGCCGGGTGGACGCGGCCCATGAGACGCTCAAAGGGCTGTTGGGCCGAGACCCAGGCCAGGACGTGTACGCCGTCAGTGCCGGCGATGAGGAAGGCAGCCTCTGGAGCGTGCCGCTCTGGTTGCATGAGCGACTCGCACCACTGTGGGGGGCCTTAAAGTCTGCCGTGTTCACGAGTGCCACGCTGCGCATTCCTGGTAGTGAATCGGCCCACGGAGAGGGAGAAGTCGAGGACTTCGGCCTCTTCCAAACCGAACTGGGGCTGCCCGAGGCCCGCTTCCTGACGCTGCCGCCCACCCTGCCGTACGACCTCGGGCAAGTGCTGCTTGCTGGGCATCTGCCGCTGACCCGGCAGCCTACGTTCGCCGCGATGGCTGGCCAGGAACTCTCGTACCTGGCGCCGCAACTGCCGCACCGGTCGCTGCACATCCTGACCGCCAACGAACGCCAGCGCGGCGTGTCCAAAGTGTTGCAGGACGCGGAAGTGCCTCATCTCTCGAGCGTGAACGACGGGCCAGACCGGGTCGTACGGGACCTGAACGCCCGGCCAGTCGGCACCGCCTTGGGCTCGGCCGGGTTTATGCAAGGGGTGGATATCCGCAACCTCAGCATGGTGAGCCTCGACCGGGTCCCGTTTCCTATCCCAGACGTGGTGCTCAGTCAGCAGCGGGTGGCCCTGGGTGACTTTGAAAAGTTCTGGAACACCATCTACCTGCCGCGCGCAGTGCTGAAGTTTGTTCAGGCTTTCGGCCGCCTGGTCCGCGATGACCGGCAGGACTGCGGCCCCGGGGCGTTCGTGCTCTGGGACAAGCGCCTGCCGGTCAGCCACTACCAGGGCCGCTTTTTGGGGGCGCTGCCTATTCCTCCACAGAACATTCACCGGCTGAGCAGCCGTGAGGCGCTGTACGACGCGCTAGGCGGCCTCTATGGTCAGGTCTTCACCATGCCGCCGTTGGTCTCTGCCAAAGGCTGGCTGCTCGCCGAGTTGCGCGACCTGCTGGCGTCCGAGCCACGAGAGGCCTGGCCCGCTGTGCTGGAACGCGGTCTGCGTGAGGTTTTCGAGATTTCGGGGGCGCAGTTGCGAACCGGCCAGCTGAGCGGCATGCTCGCGGCCCTGGACGGGCAAGACTTACTGACGGTGTTGGCGACCGGCTCGGGGAAAAGCGTCATTTTTCAGCTACCAGCGCTGCTGTCCGATGGATATACGCTCGTCATTTCACCGCTGGTAGCCCTGATGCAAGACCAGGTACTGCGCCTTCAGCAGCTCGGCCTGCCGGCCGCAGGGTTGTGGGGCGGACTGTCGCGGGGAGAGCAGCTGGCGCAAATTCGGGATGCGGAGCGGGGCGACGTCAAACTCCTGTATGTCGCGCCAGAACGCGTGACGCGCAGCAAGGACTTGCAAGAGCTGCTGAGGCAGCATCCACCAACGCGGGTGGTGTACGACGAAGCCCACTGCTTGACCGAGTGGGGCCATGACTTCCGCCCGGACTACCTGAAAGTGCACGACACCCTGAGCCACTGGGGCCTGCGGCCACCGGTCTCGGCTTTCACGGCGACCGCCACGCCCGCCGTGCAAAAACAATTGGTTCAGTTGCTGGACATGCAGACGCCAGTGCATGAAACCCAGCCAGTGGAACGCCCGAACCTGCACTACCGCGTGATTGGCACCACCAAAGGGCAACGCGATCAGGTGCTGGTGGACCTGATTCAGGGGCTGCGCCGCACAGAAGCGGGCCGCGAAGGGCGAATCATTGTGTATGCCGGCAGCCGCGACGGCACCGAGCGGGTGGCCGCCTTGCTGGGGGAGATGGGCATCCGCGCCGAGGCCTATCACGCAGGTCTCTCGCCAGCCATCCGGGCCGAACTGGTGGAACTCTTCCAAGACCGGGACATTCAGGTGATGGTGGCCACCAACGCCTTTGGGATGGGCGTGGACGCTCCGGACATCCGCTTGGTGGTGCACTACGACGCGCCATTGTCTTTGGAAGCGTACGTGCAGGAAGCGGGCCGAGCCGGTCGGGATGGCCAGCCCGCGTACGCGGTGCTGTTGAAATCCGGCAACCTTCGCCGGCGGGCCACCAATCTGATTGGGAAGACGTACCCGAGCGGTCAGGACGTCGAGGCGCTGCTCTCCCGCATCAGTGCGGCCACCTACCCGACCGAACGCGAATTGGCCGATGAGGATGTGGACATCTCGCGCCTGTCTACGGTGCTCCACCTTCTGCAAGAAGCCGGGGTGGTGGAGGCGGACTTCGTGCCGGGCCCTTACCGGGTTTTCCCGCTCTATGGGGTAGACCCGCCGAAAGACCCGCAAGTGCAGGCCCTGCTGGAGGCGAACGGGGCTGTTCACCTCACCCGTGAGTTCGGCCGTGAGGCGGCGGATGCCCTGCAGGAGAAGCTCCACGCTTACGCCCGCGAAGGGCGCTTGGGTGTCAACCCGCTGGCGCCAGCGCTGGACGTGCGGATCCGCCGCTGGGACCTCAAAGCCTACGAAGCGAAGTGCAAGAAGCTGCGCGAGCAGAAACTCGGGCGCTTCGGAGAGTTCGAGCGGTTCCTGACCGCCCAAGGCTGCCGGGAGTATCAGCTGCACGCGTACTTCGATCAGCACCGGCAGCCCTACCACCGTTGCGGGCGGTGTGATGTTTGTGCGCCGGACCTCAGTGTGCCGTGGAGCGGGCAGCCCAGCCAGAACCTGAGTGACATCTGGAACCCGGAACGCGAGCTGCTGCGCATGATGCATTACTTCCAGCATGAAGCGAGTGGGCCGGGAAAAGCCCGCGGGCGCGGCACGTTGATTCAGCTCCTGCGGGGGGAAGAGGGCCAAAAGCGCGGGGACACTTTCAAAATGTTTTCGGTCTTTGAGCGCTCTGCTCCTGGCTACCGGCTGCTGCGTTTCGTGGATGACAAGAAGATCGAGGACGCTATCGACCGTCTGGTCCGGCAAGGGGCGGTGGCTCCCCGGACGGAAGGCGGCTTCGCGGTCCTCGCGCTTACTGACACAGGACTTAAGGAGGCACAGAAATGGACGCGAGCCTAG
- a CDS encoding nuclease-related domain-containing protein: MIVKDHQAPPTSDRFQRAGDEAEKQMAFYLRRAYGSDPDVHVFHNLRFERGQEAAQIDHLVLHRSGAIIVESKSVTSAVRINEREEWARQWNGRWAGMPSPVLQAKRQADFLRSFLDAHKEDLLGKALFGLKQKTFRAFVIDVVVAISDQGVVQHKGKLPDVRKADQVPDRVRQLIADHIQLAHPLSKDPRSNTWGVTITPEELARVSAFLRARHTPRVQEGDPTASAPAGSTLSAPTATYGRYATPPPGASPALSVSVEPPPPSAPVSVPPAPMATASGPSAVTCRHCQSSNVEVAYGKYGYYIKCLDCDGNTRIQLTCPTCQAKAKLRKAGSEFFAECSACDSSTLYHRNQPSGRA, from the coding sequence ATGATTGTCAAAGACCATCAGGCACCCCCGACCAGTGACCGGTTTCAACGCGCCGGAGATGAAGCGGAGAAGCAGATGGCCTTTTACCTGCGGCGGGCTTATGGCAGTGATCCCGACGTCCACGTCTTCCACAATCTGCGCTTTGAGAGAGGACAGGAAGCAGCACAGATCGACCATCTCGTTCTGCACCGCAGCGGCGCGATCATCGTTGAGAGCAAGAGCGTGACCAGCGCCGTACGCATTAATGAGCGAGAAGAGTGGGCCCGTCAGTGGAATGGGCGCTGGGCTGGCATGCCCTCCCCTGTTCTGCAGGCCAAGCGGCAAGCAGATTTCCTGCGCTCCTTTCTAGATGCTCACAAGGAGGATCTGCTGGGCAAAGCCCTCTTCGGACTGAAGCAAAAGACGTTCCGGGCGTTTGTCATTGATGTGGTCGTGGCTATTAGTGATCAGGGCGTCGTGCAGCACAAAGGGAAGCTACCGGATGTGCGCAAGGCTGATCAGGTGCCTGACCGGGTGCGGCAGCTCATCGCAGATCACATCCAGCTAGCCCACCCGTTGAGCAAAGATCCTCGTTCGAATACTTGGGGAGTCACGATCACGCCAGAGGAGCTTGCTCGGGTCAGTGCGTTTCTTCGGGCCAGGCATACGCCCCGTGTCCAGGAGGGGGATCCAACCGCTTCAGCGCCCGCGGGGAGCACCCTTTCTGCTCCAACAGCCACCTATGGGAGATATGCGACTCCTCCACCGGGAGCCTCTCCAGCTCTGTCGGTGAGCGTTGAACCTCCGCCTCCTTCTGCGCCGGTGTCTGTACCTCCTGCGCCAATGGCCACGGCATCAGGTCCATCGGCTGTCACGTGCCGGCATTGTCAGAGTTCTAACGTGGAGGTGGCCTACGGAAAATACGGGTACTACATCAAGTGCCTCGACTGCGACGGCAACACGCGAATCCAACTGACCTGCCCCACGTGTCAGGCGAAAGCCAAACTTCGCAAAGCGGGATCCGAGTTCTTTGCGGAGTGCTCAGCGTGTGATTCCAGCACTCTGTATCACCGGAATCAACCTTCAGGCCGGGCCTGA
- a CDS encoding ATP-dependent helicase yields MEFTPEQQRIVDHGDGHALVFAVAGSGKTTTLVGRIRQLVRKQEVRPVRILATTFTREARRSLEEKLAQYPECTGVAVLTLHALATRIVDRARDMGFTELVIGEEHFSHRLFNEARKLLLAELDEADRDFAAQLRQLAFKDFETYLGIQKGNLRLPYMPAALPEAAAALITPPDAGPDVYARLYAKHDELRRREGKLDYDDLIVAAWMLMSRFPALHDDITSRWDYVNIDEFQDVNLAQSEMMHLVALRARSFMAIGDDDQTIYQWRGAHPRFILGFAGRYGAQEYTLPSNFRCPLGVIALADKVIAENKVRAPKRLRATRGGSGVHLHSPRAGEAARVAIKAISEGHSPEEVVVLLRTYAQSAEIEQVFLQEKVPYRLVGAVPFYRRAEVTTLTAYLELALADLDLMNGEELSTSRREKVQKLWRTVANRPSRYLKTADVEAIARQAWRGERTLASVLESYSADQPEHVRKPLTLLATWLDFLSEDMGTTPGKDVLLDFVSAIGYREYLIASAPTQEFGEERAGSIDALAEMAQTRSLGALITHLAELHEQVRYEEQLQRRGNQDVPRVTLMTAFRAKGLEWPVVIIPDCIAGIFGNKPSADAAASEEERRVFYVAMTRAQKELHLITGDDDDTTDFLKQVAYESVVGQHHRLAGLLQRDPGTWTAVDTLEAAQLLGRYEHEAFVQRWVDRTYRARLLGRFTALQGQLARQGRDDVRQAAGRALDLTRYAQHGPVDHLAPEMEKAFPDLAAVCEILTQPTAPASARSSAVKKEPGVDALGRTAAKSVDLKVGDRVRHRKLGEGEVLQVSQVAGQPEALIRFTAETKRVSLNFTRLDLI; encoded by the coding sequence ATGGAGTTCACGCCTGAACAGCAGAGGATCGTCGACCACGGAGACGGCCATGCCCTGGTCTTTGCGGTAGCAGGCAGTGGCAAAACCACCACCTTGGTGGGCCGCATCCGGCAGCTCGTACGGAAGCAGGAAGTGCGGCCGGTACGGATTCTCGCCACCACCTTTACCCGTGAGGCGCGGCGCAGTTTGGAAGAAAAGCTCGCCCAGTATCCAGAATGCACGGGCGTGGCGGTTCTGACCCTTCACGCCTTAGCCACCCGCATTGTCGACCGCGCGCGGGACATGGGATTCACCGAACTGGTCATTGGCGAGGAGCACTTCAGTCACCGCCTGTTCAACGAGGCCCGCAAGCTGCTGCTCGCGGAGCTCGACGAGGCCGACCGTGATTTTGCGGCCCAACTCCGGCAACTGGCCTTCAAGGACTTTGAGACGTATCTCGGCATTCAGAAGGGCAATCTCCGCTTGCCTTACATGCCGGCAGCCCTTCCGGAGGCCGCTGCGGCCCTGATCACGCCGCCAGACGCCGGCCCAGACGTCTATGCCCGTCTCTACGCCAAGCATGATGAACTGCGTCGCCGGGAAGGCAAACTGGACTACGACGACCTGATCGTGGCCGCCTGGATGCTGATGTCGCGCTTCCCGGCCCTGCACGACGACATCACGTCCCGCTGGGATTACGTGAACATCGACGAGTTCCAGGACGTCAACCTCGCCCAGAGCGAAATGATGCACCTGGTGGCCCTCCGCGCCCGGTCCTTCATGGCCATCGGGGACGATGATCAGACGATCTATCAGTGGCGCGGCGCGCACCCGCGGTTCATTCTTGGCTTTGCAGGGCGCTACGGCGCCCAGGAATACACCTTACCCAGTAACTTCCGCTGCCCCTTGGGCGTCATCGCCCTGGCAGACAAGGTCATCGCAGAGAACAAGGTACGTGCGCCCAAGCGCCTGCGGGCCACGCGGGGCGGCAGTGGCGTCCACCTCCACTCCCCTCGGGCCGGAGAAGCGGCGCGGGTCGCCATCAAAGCCATCTCCGAGGGCCACAGCCCGGAAGAAGTCGTCGTACTGCTCCGCACCTATGCCCAGTCGGCCGAGATCGAGCAGGTCTTTTTGCAGGAGAAGGTGCCCTACCGTCTGGTCGGCGCCGTCCCGTTTTACCGGCGGGCAGAGGTCACCACTCTCACGGCCTACCTGGAGCTCGCCCTGGCGGATCTAGACCTGATGAACGGTGAGGAGCTCAGCACCTCTCGGCGAGAAAAGGTACAAAAACTCTGGCGGACGGTGGCGAACCGGCCTTCCCGGTATCTGAAAACCGCAGATGTTGAGGCTATTGCCCGTCAAGCGTGGCGGGGGGAGCGAACCCTGGCCTCAGTGCTCGAGAGTTACAGCGCCGACCAGCCCGAGCATGTCCGCAAGCCCTTGACGCTGCTGGCCACCTGGCTGGACTTTTTGTCCGAGGATATGGGCACCACCCCAGGCAAAGACGTGTTGCTGGATTTTGTCAGCGCCATCGGGTACCGCGAGTACCTGATTGCCTCGGCCCCGACGCAGGAGTTCGGAGAGGAGCGTGCCGGGAGCATTGATGCCTTGGCCGAGATGGCCCAGACGCGCTCACTCGGGGCCCTCATCACCCATCTGGCCGAGCTGCATGAGCAGGTGCGCTACGAGGAACAGCTGCAGCGCCGCGGGAACCAGGACGTCCCCCGCGTGACCCTCATGACAGCGTTCCGCGCCAAGGGGCTGGAATGGCCGGTGGTCATCATTCCAGACTGTATCGCTGGCATCTTCGGCAACAAGCCGAGTGCGGACGCAGCAGCCAGCGAGGAAGAACGGCGCGTCTTTTATGTGGCCATGACCCGCGCCCAGAAAGAATTGCACCTGATCACCGGCGATGACGATGACACCACCGACTTCCTCAAACAGGTCGCTTACGAATCGGTCGTCGGCCAGCATCACCGGCTCGCGGGCCTGCTCCAGCGTGACCCTGGAACCTGGACGGCAGTGGATACCCTCGAAGCAGCGCAACTCCTGGGGAGATACGAACACGAGGCTTTTGTGCAGCGCTGGGTGGACCGGACCTACCGGGCGCGACTGTTAGGCCGGTTCACCGCCCTTCAGGGACAGCTGGCCAGGCAGGGCCGTGACGACGTCCGTCAGGCAGCTGGGCGGGCGCTAGACCTCACTCGCTATGCGCAACATGGTCCCGTAGACCATCTCGCACCCGAGATGGAGAAGGCGTTCCCAGACCTGGCGGCGGTGTGTGAAATCCTGACCCAACCCACCGCTCCGGCGTCCGCCCGTTCCTCGGCGGTCAAAAAAGAACCTGGCGTCGACGCTTTGGGCCGAACGGCCGCGAAAAGCGTCGATCTGAAGGTAGGCGACCGGGTTAGGCATCGCAAACTGGGGGAGGGGGAGGTGCTGCAAGTGAGCCAAGTCGCCGGACAACCAGAAGCTCTGATCCGCTTCACCGCGGAGACCAAGCGGGTGTCTCTCAACTTCACTCGTCTCGACCTCATCTAA
- a CDS encoding GIY-YIG nuclease family protein: MSEAGDALRKRVLFEAWMAEHQPFSVQFAQKGEAIDRRTVLARLTTLAGRQRAPEYVYVLSERRPEEITPAYVGKARSPVTRWTQHLAGLTKGEGSYARWRQRFLREGHETVRFDLDLLLVGETQVQFPPLPGFPTTIGAVEYQLVGLAAGAYPLRLLNHEGQAR; encoded by the coding sequence ATGAGCGAAGCTGGGGATGCCCTCCGCAAACGGGTGCTCTTCGAAGCCTGGATGGCGGAGCATCAGCCCTTCAGCGTCCAGTTCGCGCAGAAAGGCGAGGCCATTGACCGCCGCACCGTGCTGGCCCGCCTGACCACCCTGGCCGGCCGGCAGAGGGCTCCTGAATACGTCTATGTCTTAAGTGAACGTCGGCCCGAAGAAATCACTCCCGCCTACGTGGGGAAGGCGCGTTCCCCGGTCACCCGGTGGACCCAGCACCTAGCTGGCCTCACTAAGGGCGAAGGCAGCTACGCCCGCTGGCGCCAGCGGTTCTTGCGCGAAGGCCATGAGACGGTTCGGTTTGACCTCGACCTTCTGTTGGTGGGGGAGACTCAAGTGCAGTTCCCTCCGCTCCCAGGATTCCCGACGACGATCGGGGCCGTAGAGTATCAACTCGTCGGTCTGGCGGCGGGCGCGTATCCGCTGCGGCTGCTGAACCATGAGGGCCAAGCCCGATGA
- a CDS encoding DUF6884 domain-containing protein yields MSGILVIVPCGASKIWAKQPDAGAVQAQDAYTGPPFVLHRQYAERFGDQWVILSAKYGFLQPKQLLPEQYEVTFKKAATRPISVAELQSQVRLLHLHQVNTVVGLGGVEYRRAIEGAFQGLGTTLMFPFAGLSLGYSMQAVKRALQASLPEGQLPPWP; encoded by the coding sequence ATGTCGGGAATCCTGGTGATTGTGCCGTGTGGAGCGAGCAAGATCTGGGCCAAGCAGCCGGACGCTGGCGCGGTTCAAGCCCAGGACGCCTATACGGGACCGCCGTTTGTGCTGCACCGGCAGTATGCGGAGCGCTTCGGAGATCAGTGGGTGATTTTGAGCGCCAAATACGGGTTTCTCCAGCCTAAGCAGCTGCTCCCCGAACAGTACGAAGTAACGTTCAAGAAAGCCGCCACGCGGCCTATCTCGGTCGCGGAGTTGCAGAGCCAAGTCCGCCTCCTGCACCTCCACCAGGTCAACACAGTGGTGGGCTTGGGGGGTGTGGAGTACCGCCGCGCTATCGAAGGCGCCTTTCAAGGGCTCGGCACGACCCTGATGTTTCCTTTCGCGGGCTTGTCGCTGGGCTACAGCATGCAGGCGGTCAAACGCGCCCTCCAGGCTTCTCTCCCTGAGGGCCAGCTGCCACCTTGGCCTTGA